From a single Arthrobacter sp. SLBN-112 genomic region:
- a CDS encoding GNAT family N-acetyltransferase — protein MTLDPGSAAIIQLAWARRLGLDDDAFGDALASGERIVRADESARTVEFVRLFGSSALVAPQNVIDAATDIPDEEMAQHVTLLKLTRDQGGHGLGAAALFFADDLPLQQPSEELTVSHGNPEAIELEGRCPPDDVNEVGLSDLENRYTIVHDVDGRRVPLACGAYGEWEGLLANMGVLVDPEWRRRGLGSLAGSIAAHEALAAGLTLQWRADVSNTGCLALARQLGLSAGGIQTSVHLR, from the coding sequence ATGACACTCGATCCCGGTTCAGCGGCCATCATCCAGCTGGCGTGGGCGCGCCGGCTGGGCCTTGACGACGACGCATTCGGTGACGCCCTGGCTTCGGGCGAACGGATTGTCCGCGCTGACGAATCCGCCCGGACGGTTGAGTTCGTCCGGTTGTTCGGAAGTTCCGCGCTGGTGGCCCCCCAGAACGTCATTGACGCAGCAACGGACATCCCTGACGAGGAGATGGCGCAGCACGTCACGCTGCTGAAACTGACCAGGGACCAGGGCGGCCACGGACTCGGTGCTGCCGCCCTGTTCTTCGCCGACGACTTGCCGCTTCAGCAGCCCTCCGAGGAGCTGACGGTTTCGCACGGGAACCCTGAGGCCATCGAGCTGGAGGGCCGCTGCCCGCCGGATGACGTCAACGAAGTGGGGCTCTCCGACCTCGAAAACCGGTACACCATCGTGCACGATGTGGACGGCCGGCGGGTGCCCTTGGCCTGCGGGGCCTACGGGGAATGGGAAGGCCTGCTGGCCAACATGGGGGTGCTGGTGGATCCTGAGTGGCGCCGCCGGGGCCTGGGCTCGCTGGCAGGCTCGATCGCGGCCCATGAGGCCCTGGCCGCCGGGCTGACGCTGCAGTGGCGGGCGGACGTCAGCAACACCGGCTGCCTGGCCCTGGCCAGGCAGCTTGGCCTCTCAGCCGGCGGAATCCAGACCAGCGTCCACCTTCGCTGA
- a CDS encoding PspC domain-containing protein: MDKFFSIVRGLGLQRGPERWLGGVCGGIAAKLNVDVAFVRIAFLLFALLPGPAFVFYLLAWVILPDQRNDIVLQTFLDRRSLN; this comes from the coding sequence ATGGATAAGTTCTTCAGCATCGTCAGGGGCCTCGGCCTGCAGCGCGGACCGGAGCGGTGGCTCGGCGGAGTCTGCGGCGGCATAGCTGCCAAGCTCAATGTGGACGTTGCCTTTGTCCGCATCGCCTTCCTGCTCTTCGCCCTGCTGCCAGGCCCGGCATTCGTCTTCTACCTCCTGGCCTGGGTGATCCTCCCGGACCAGCGGAACGACATCGTCCTCCAGACGTTCCTGGACCGGCGGTCGCTCAACTGA
- a CDS encoding FABP family protein, translating into MPIEIPTDLTPELVPLSWLIGEWEGRGRLGSGDEDSEHFLQHVSFTHNGLPYLQYRAESWLTDDEGTRLRPLTVETGFWALERKQLDADGGPGLVPADIVPVLKSADEVEALRNKDGGFDISVSIAHPGGITELYYGQIKGPQIQLTTDMVMRGSHSKEYSAATRIFGLVDGNLLWRWDVATGGEGGSGLEAHASAFLHRVS; encoded by the coding sequence ATGCCCATTGAGATTCCTACAGATCTGACCCCTGAACTCGTCCCCCTTTCATGGCTCATTGGTGAGTGGGAGGGCCGCGGCCGGCTGGGCAGCGGCGACGAGGACTCGGAACACTTCCTGCAGCACGTCTCCTTCACCCACAACGGCCTGCCGTACCTCCAGTACCGGGCCGAAAGCTGGTTGACCGACGACGAGGGCACGCGCCTGCGGCCGCTCACCGTTGAGACCGGCTTCTGGGCGCTGGAGCGCAAGCAGCTGGATGCCGACGGCGGCCCCGGCCTGGTGCCGGCCGACATCGTCCCGGTGCTGAAGAGCGCCGACGAAGTCGAAGCGCTGCGCAACAAGGACGGCGGCTTCGACATCTCGGTGTCCATCGCCCACCCCGGCGGAATCACGGAGCTGTACTACGGCCAGATCAAGGGCCCACAGATCCAGTTGACCACCGACATGGTGATGCGTGGCAGCCACTCCAAGGAGTACAGCGCGGCCACCCGGATCTTCGGCCTGGTGGACGGCAACCTGCTGTGGCGGTGGGACGTGGCAACAGGGGGAGAGGGCGGCAGCGGCCTCGAAGCCCACGCCTCCGCGTTCCTGCACAGAGTCTCCTGA
- a CDS encoding flavodoxin family protein: MEDGTEQAGKPGGYGGLKAVFFNGTLKKSPQTSNTDGLIAISRGIMEKQGVSTTVIRTVDHDIASGVYPDMTQHGWATDEWPALYPAVQEADIVVVAGPIWLGDNSSQTKKLIERLYAHSGELNSNGQWAFYPKVGGCLITGNEDGIKHCSMNVLYSLQHIGFSIPPQADAGWIGPVGPGPSYLDEGSGGPESDFTNRNTTFMTWNLLHLAKILKNAGGYPAYGNLPNEWNAGTHFDFENPEYR; this comes from the coding sequence GTGGAAGACGGCACGGAACAAGCGGGGAAGCCCGGCGGCTACGGCGGACTCAAAGCCGTCTTCTTTAACGGCACCCTGAAGAAGTCGCCGCAGACGTCCAACACGGACGGCCTGATCGCCATCAGCCGCGGCATCATGGAAAAACAGGGTGTCAGCACCACGGTGATCCGCACCGTGGACCACGACATTGCCAGCGGTGTCTACCCTGACATGACCCAGCACGGATGGGCCACCGACGAATGGCCGGCGCTCTATCCCGCCGTCCAGGAGGCCGACATCGTGGTGGTGGCGGGCCCCATCTGGCTGGGCGACAACTCGTCCCAGACCAAGAAACTCATTGAGCGCCTCTACGCCCATTCCGGCGAGCTGAACAGCAATGGGCAGTGGGCGTTCTATCCCAAGGTGGGCGGCTGCCTGATCACCGGCAACGAGGACGGCATCAAGCACTGTTCCATGAACGTCCTCTACAGCCTGCAGCACATCGGCTTCAGCATCCCGCCGCAGGCCGACGCCGGCTGGATCGGCCCGGTTGGCCCCGGCCCGAGTTACCTGGATGAGGGCTCCGGCGGCCCCGAAAGCGATTTCACCAACCGCAACACCACCTTCATGACCTGGAACCTCCTGCACCTGGCAAAGATCCTGAAGAATGCGGGCGGATACCCCGCCTACGGCAACCTGCCCAACGAATGGAACGCCGGAACCCATTTCGATTTCGAAAACCCGGAATACCGTTAG
- the ygfZ gene encoding CAF17-like 4Fe-4S cluster assembly/insertion protein YgfZ, with the protein MTTPSPLLSRPGAVEAGGPDAGVAAHYGEPLREQRALAAGTAVVDLSHRGVVTVTGPDRLSWLNTLSSQQVAALKPGESSELLLLSVQGRIDFDARVVDDGGTTWLIVEAAEAAPLAEYLNRMKFMLRVEIADVSADWAVVGSTRAVPEWSGRLAWQDPWPHVSVGGYSYAVVPEEKHPGLERPWFEYLIPAAELEDAVSGHALAGVLAAEALRIAAWRPRIGAETDDKTIPHELDLLRTAVHLAKGCYKGQETIARVHNLGHPPRRLVFLQLDGSQHTLPAAGSPVLAGERKVGTVTSVAQHYEMGPVALAVIKRSVAPAEILTVLDGDEPYPAVQELIVAPDAGQVVGRQTGFLKGPR; encoded by the coding sequence ATGACTACCCCGAGCCCTTTGCTGTCGCGCCCCGGCGCCGTCGAGGCCGGCGGCCCTGACGCAGGAGTCGCCGCCCACTACGGCGAGCCCCTGCGCGAGCAGCGCGCACTCGCTGCCGGAACCGCCGTCGTCGACCTTTCCCACCGCGGCGTGGTCACCGTCACCGGGCCGGATCGGCTGAGCTGGCTCAATACCCTGTCCTCGCAACAGGTGGCGGCGCTGAAGCCGGGGGAGTCCAGCGAACTGCTGCTCCTGAGTGTCCAGGGCCGCATCGACTTTGACGCCCGGGTCGTTGACGACGGCGGGACCACCTGGCTGATCGTCGAGGCCGCCGAGGCAGCGCCGCTGGCTGAGTACCTCAACCGGATGAAATTCATGCTCCGGGTGGAAATCGCCGACGTCTCGGCAGACTGGGCCGTCGTGGGCAGCACCCGGGCCGTCCCCGAGTGGTCCGGCCGCCTAGCCTGGCAGGACCCATGGCCGCACGTGTCCGTCGGCGGATACTCCTACGCCGTCGTCCCCGAGGAGAAACATCCGGGGCTGGAGCGTCCGTGGTTCGAGTACCTCATTCCCGCCGCCGAATTGGAGGACGCAGTTTCCGGGCACGCGCTGGCCGGCGTGCTCGCCGCCGAGGCCCTGCGGATTGCCGCGTGGCGCCCCCGGATCGGCGCCGAGACGGATGACAAGACCATCCCGCACGAACTGGACCTGCTCCGCACCGCCGTGCACCTGGCCAAGGGCTGCTACAAAGGCCAGGAAACCATCGCCCGCGTCCACAACCTCGGCCACCCGCCCCGCCGGCTCGTCTTCCTGCAGCTGGACGGTTCGCAGCACACCCTCCCCGCGGCCGGAAGCCCGGTCCTTGCGGGGGAGCGCAAGGTGGGAACGGTGACCTCGGTGGCCCAGCACTACGAGATGGGGCCCGTGGCCCTGGCAGTCATAAAGCGTTCCGTGGCGCCGGCTGAGATACTGACGGTCCTGGACGGCGATGAGCCGTATCCTGCCGTCCAGGAACTCATTGTCGCCCCGGACGCCGGCCAGGTGGTGGGGCGCCAGACCGGATTCCTGAAAGGGCCACGCTGA
- a CDS encoding ankyrin repeat domain-containing protein: protein MTEHTGTTPAGLGAQAAEGYDDDALALAQTLFQAAREGSDALLGAYLDAGVPAALTNSAGDSLVMLAAYHGHAGTVGLLLQHGADPNTANDRGQTPLAGAAFKGYTDVARVLLGAGADPDAGSPSARAAAQMFARTEILDLLG, encoded by the coding sequence ATGACCGAACACACCGGGACCACCCCTGCCGGCCTTGGGGCGCAGGCAGCGGAAGGGTACGACGACGACGCGCTGGCTTTGGCGCAAACGCTTTTCCAGGCTGCACGGGAAGGAAGCGACGCGCTGCTGGGTGCCTACCTGGACGCCGGGGTTCCCGCCGCGCTGACCAACTCCGCCGGTGACTCCCTGGTCATGCTGGCCGCCTACCACGGCCACGCCGGCACCGTTGGGCTGCTCCTGCAGCACGGTGCCGACCCCAACACCGCCAACGACCGGGGCCAAACCCCGCTGGCCGGCGCGGCCTTCAAGGGCTACACGGACGTGGCCCGCGTCCTGCTCGGCGCCGGCGCGGATCCGGATGCCGGTTCGCCGTCGGCACGGGCCGCAGCGCAAATGTTCGCCCGCACGGAGATCCTGGACCTGCTGGGCTAG
- a CDS encoding permease — translation MTAELQAPVRSLGSWTIGVIGIAGLIAIIAGLYASPVALVAVGILIAAAVGIGWPHFLRIPAKKTLAAVIALPGAGAAVAAGVTPAPGYLDWTPALVALGMMAVFVVQLVRGTGQAQRLESTLGCCAGVLLSCLGAGWVAGARFNGVREMLLVAAVSAAVALLAGLIRWPDSIIAPLGIVLAGLAGPLAGLVLSDIAVLPAAVFGVVVGAVLASFRRLATLRGAPLNFPAALSMGLAPVSAVGSLAYFIDKLLIY, via the coding sequence ATGACGGCGGAACTGCAGGCACCCGTGCGTTCGCTTGGTTCGTGGACCATCGGCGTCATTGGGATCGCGGGCCTCATCGCCATCATCGCCGGGTTGTATGCGTCTCCTGTTGCGCTCGTCGCCGTCGGCATCCTCATTGCCGCCGCGGTGGGCATCGGGTGGCCGCACTTCCTGCGCATCCCCGCCAAGAAGACCCTCGCCGCCGTCATCGCCCTTCCGGGTGCGGGCGCTGCGGTGGCCGCCGGGGTGACACCGGCTCCGGGCTACCTGGACTGGACGCCGGCCCTCGTGGCACTGGGAATGATGGCGGTCTTCGTGGTGCAGCTGGTCCGCGGCACGGGCCAGGCCCAACGGCTGGAGTCCACGCTCGGCTGCTGCGCCGGCGTCCTGCTGTCCTGCCTTGGAGCAGGCTGGGTTGCCGGTGCCCGGTTCAACGGCGTCCGCGAGATGCTGCTGGTGGCGGCCGTCAGCGCGGCTGTGGCCCTGCTCGCCGGCCTCATCCGCTGGCCGGACAGCATCATTGCGCCGCTGGGCATTGTGCTCGCCGGCCTGGCCGGGCCGCTGGCGGGACTGGTCCTGTCGGACATCGCCGTCCTGCCCGCCGCCGTCTTCGGGGTGGTGGTGGGCGCAGTCCTGGCAAGTTTCCGCAGGCTGGCCACGCTCCGCGGCGCTCCGCTGAATTTTCCTGCCGCCCTGAGCATGGGCCTTGCCCCGGTTTCTGCGGTGGGATCCCTTGCGTACTTCATAGACAAACTACTCATCTACTAA
- a CDS encoding ATP-dependent 6-phosphofructokinase, whose protein sequence is MKIGILTSGGDCPGLNAVIRGAVLKGIAVHGQEFVGFRDGWRGVVEGDIIDIPRTMVRGIAKQGGTILGTSRTNPFENGGGPDAIKAHMDRLGIDAIIAIGGEGTLAAAKRLTDAGLKIVGVPKTVDNDLDATDYTFGFDTAVQIATEAIDRLRTTGESHHRCMIAEVMGRHVGWIALHAGMAAGAHAILIPEQKVSIEQITEWVNEAHARGRAPLVVVAEGFVPEHMESPHSERGLDTFGRPRLGGIADQLAPELEARTGIETRATILGHIQRGGVPSAFDRVLATRLGMAAIDSVVEGYWGTMVALKGTDIRHVAFEEALGQLKTVPQNRYDEAAVLFG, encoded by the coding sequence ATGAAAATTGGAATCCTCACCAGCGGTGGCGACTGCCCCGGATTGAACGCCGTGATCCGCGGCGCCGTGCTGAAAGGCATCGCCGTCCATGGCCAGGAATTCGTCGGATTCCGCGACGGCTGGCGCGGCGTGGTGGAGGGCGACATCATCGACATCCCCCGCACCATGGTCCGCGGCATCGCCAAGCAGGGCGGCACCATCCTGGGCACCTCCCGCACCAACCCCTTCGAAAACGGCGGTGGCCCGGACGCCATCAAGGCGCACATGGACCGGCTGGGCATCGACGCCATCATCGCGATCGGCGGTGAGGGAACCCTGGCAGCCGCCAAGCGGCTGACAGACGCCGGACTCAAGATCGTGGGTGTCCCCAAGACCGTTGACAACGACCTTGACGCCACCGACTACACCTTCGGGTTCGATACCGCCGTGCAGATCGCCACCGAAGCGATCGACCGGCTCCGGACCACCGGCGAATCCCACCACCGCTGCATGATCGCCGAAGTGATGGGCCGGCACGTGGGCTGGATCGCCCTGCACGCCGGCATGGCCGCAGGCGCGCACGCCATCCTTATCCCGGAGCAGAAGGTCAGCATCGAGCAGATCACCGAATGGGTGAACGAGGCCCACGCCCGTGGCCGCGCGCCCCTGGTGGTGGTGGCCGAAGGCTTCGTTCCGGAGCACATGGAAAGCCCCCACTCTGAGCGTGGCCTGGACACCTTCGGCCGCCCCCGCCTTGGCGGCATCGCGGACCAGCTGGCCCCGGAGCTGGAGGCCCGGACCGGCATCGAAACCCGCGCCACCATCCTGGGCCACATCCAGCGCGGCGGTGTCCCTTCTGCCTTCGACCGGGTCCTTGCCACCCGGCTGGGCATGGCTGCCATCGATTCCGTGGTGGAGGGTTACTGGGGCACCATGGTGGCATTGAAGGGCACGGACATCCGGCACGTCGCCTTCGAGGAGGCACTGGGCCAGCTGAAGACCGTCCCGCAGAACCGCTACGACGAAGCCGCGGTCCTGTTCGGCTAA
- a CDS encoding DHA2 family efflux MFS transporter permease subunit, which yields MENVAKPWPALWSLVIGFFMILIDTTIVSVANPRIMEGLDADINSVIWVTSAYLLAYAVPLLITGRLGDRFGPKKLYLSGLVVFTLASLWCGFSGDVRILIAARVLQGLGAAMMTPQTMAVITRIFPPDRRGSAMAVWGATAGMATLVGPILGGVLVDGLGWEWIFFINVPIGVVGFILALRNVPALSTHPHKFDIPGVLLSAVGLFLLVFGIQEGETYNWGTITGPISVWGLIIAGIVVLIGFVLWQRFNKGEPLLPLGLFRDRNFSLANIGITTVGFTVTAFSLPLIFYYQLVRGLTPTQSALMMVPMALISGGLAPVVGKLVDRVNPKYITATGLVLMAVALLWNSALMQPDTPILLFLLPSAVLGFANAGIWAPLSTTATRNLPPRQAGAGSGVYNTTRQIGAVLGSAAIAVLIQSRLAAELPSGGTGGAAGEGLAMGGSLPEFLHAGFSTAMGQSILLPAGVILVGAAVALFFAKPQPVQGWGTEGQGRASAKVDAGLDSAG from the coding sequence GTGGAAAACGTAGCAAAGCCCTGGCCGGCACTGTGGTCCCTGGTGATCGGGTTCTTCATGATCCTGATCGACACCACAATCGTGTCCGTGGCCAACCCCCGCATCATGGAGGGCCTGGACGCCGACATCAACTCGGTGATCTGGGTGACCAGCGCCTACCTGCTGGCCTACGCCGTCCCCCTGCTCATCACCGGCAGGCTGGGCGACAGGTTCGGGCCCAAGAAGCTCTACCTCTCCGGCCTGGTGGTCTTCACCCTCGCCTCGCTGTGGTGCGGATTCTCAGGCGACGTCCGGATCCTCATTGCCGCCCGCGTCCTCCAGGGCCTTGGCGCCGCGATGATGACTCCCCAGACCATGGCCGTGATCACCCGGATCTTCCCGCCGGACCGCCGCGGATCAGCCATGGCCGTCTGGGGCGCCACGGCCGGGATGGCAACACTTGTGGGACCCATCCTGGGCGGGGTCCTGGTGGACGGCCTTGGCTGGGAGTGGATCTTCTTCATCAACGTGCCCATCGGCGTCGTTGGCTTCATCCTTGCGCTGCGCAACGTTCCGGCCCTGAGCACCCACCCGCACAAGTTCGACATTCCCGGCGTGCTGCTGAGCGCCGTCGGGCTCTTCCTGCTGGTGTTCGGGATCCAGGAGGGCGAGACCTACAACTGGGGCACCATCACGGGGCCCATCAGCGTGTGGGGCCTGATCATCGCCGGCATCGTGGTGCTGATCGGCTTCGTCCTGTGGCAGCGGTTCAACAAGGGCGAGCCGCTCCTGCCGCTGGGACTGTTCCGGGACCGCAACTTCTCCCTGGCCAACATCGGAATCACCACCGTGGGCTTCACCGTGACCGCCTTCAGCCTGCCGCTCATCTTCTACTACCAGCTGGTCCGGGGCCTCACCCCCACGCAGTCCGCCCTGATGATGGTGCCCATGGCCCTGATCTCCGGCGGGCTGGCGCCCGTGGTGGGCAAGCTGGTGGACCGGGTCAACCCGAAATACATCACCGCCACCGGGCTGGTGCTCATGGCGGTGGCACTGCTGTGGAACTCGGCCCTGATGCAGCCGGATACGCCCATCCTGCTGTTCCTGCTGCCCAGCGCCGTCCTGGGCTTCGCCAACGCCGGCATCTGGGCCCCGCTCAGCACAACGGCCACCAGGAACCTGCCGCCGCGCCAGGCAGGGGCCGGTTCGGGCGTCTACAACACCACCCGGCAGATCGGTGCGGTCCTGGGAAGTGCCGCCATTGCCGTGCTGATCCAGTCCCGGCTTGCCGCTGAGCTTCCGTCGGGCGGGACCGGCGGAGCTGCCGGGGAAGGGCTGGCAATGGGTGGCTCGCTGCCGGAGTTCCTTCATGCAGGATTCTCGACGGCGATGGGCCAGTCCATCCTGCTGCCCGCCGGAGTGATCCTGGTGGGGGCTGCGGTGGCGCTGTTCTTTGCCAAGCCGCAGCCGGTCCAGGGCTGGGGAACGGAGGGGCAGGGCCGGGCGTCAGCGAAGGTGGACGCTGGTCTGGATTCCGCCGGCTGA